In one window of Nakamurella sp. PAMC28650 DNA:
- a CDS encoding NADH-quinone oxidoreductase subunit C: MDSPATSPAGGTTDARHQTPVPGTDLASAALNGPTGPGVAPVGVERTGMFGVHGSGDTSGFGLLVSQPYAPAPAERPFGGPGPRGARGERTGGSDQGRGSFDEVADALAAAMVERSIPSSALIQTTVANGEITFYFGREHLSALFWALRDDSSLKFELASSISGVDYGPDVPRRLHVVYELTSMTYRRRIRIEVAVGVDNPHVPSAVATYPTADWHERETWDMFGIIFDGHPGLTRILMPDDWDGHPQRKDYPLGGIPVEYKGAEIPAPDQRRSYS, encoded by the coding sequence GTGGACTCGCCGGCCACCTCCCCGGCGGGTGGGACCACCGACGCGCGGCATCAGACCCCGGTCCCCGGAACGGATCTCGCGTCTGCGGCGCTGAACGGACCGACCGGTCCCGGGGTCGCCCCGGTGGGCGTCGAGCGGACCGGGATGTTCGGCGTGCACGGCTCGGGCGACACCTCGGGGTTCGGACTTCTCGTCAGCCAGCCCTATGCGCCGGCCCCGGCGGAACGGCCGTTCGGTGGGCCGGGACCCCGCGGAGCGAGGGGCGAGCGCACCGGTGGCTCCGACCAGGGTCGAGGAAGCTTCGACGAGGTCGCCGACGCACTGGCCGCGGCGATGGTCGAGCGTTCGATCCCGTCGTCGGCGCTGATCCAGACGACGGTGGCCAACGGCGAGATCACCTTCTACTTCGGCCGGGAGCATCTCTCGGCACTGTTCTGGGCGCTGCGGGACGATTCCTCGCTGAAATTCGAGCTGGCCTCGTCCATCTCGGGCGTCGACTACGGACCTGACGTGCCGCGCCGGCTGCACGTGGTGTACGAGCTGACCTCGATGACCTACCGCCGGCGAATCCGGATCGAGGTCGCGGTCGGCGTCGACAACCCGCATGTGCCCAGCGCCGTCGCCACGTATCCGACGGCCGACTGGCACGAGCGCGAGACGTGGGACATGTTCGGCATCATCTTCGACGGGCATCCGGGACTGACCCGCATCCTGATGCCGGACGACTGGGACGGGCATCCCCAACGCAAGGACTATCCGCTGGGCGGCATCCCGGTGGAATACAAGGGCGCGGAGATCCCGGCGCCGGACCAGCGAAGGAGTTACTCGTGA
- a CDS encoding NADH-quinone oxidoreductase subunit D, with translation MPDDIRGGEPRVARGTATTEGRVFTVTGGDWDDMLADGNFGDGGDSDERIIVNMGPQHPSTHGVLRLILEIEGETVVQARSVIGYLHTGIEKSCEFRSWTQGVTFVTRADYLSPAFNEAAYCMAIEKLLEIEVPRRAQVIRVLLMELTRISSHLVAVATGGMELGALTGMTMGFREREEALHLMEFLTGLRMNMAFIRPGGVAQELPADSIDHINAFIAKMETRLPEYDKLLTGQPVWKMRTKGVGILPLEACMQLGITGPVLRSAGLPWDLRKTMPYCGYEEYDFEVPTSTDADCYARYLLRVAEMHESLKIMKQAVAKLAEPGPVMVQDKKIGWPAQLSIGSDGMGNSLEYIKKIMGSSMESLIHHFKLVTEGFHVPAGQAYVGIENPRGELGCHVVSDGGTKPFRVHLRDPGFVNLQAMPAMSEGSLIADVVAAVASIDPVMGGVDR, from the coding sequence CTGCCGGACGACATCCGTGGTGGCGAGCCACGTGTCGCACGTGGCACGGCGACCACCGAGGGGCGCGTCTTCACCGTCACCGGCGGCGACTGGGACGACATGCTGGCCGACGGCAACTTCGGTGACGGCGGCGATTCCGACGAACGGATCATCGTCAACATGGGTCCGCAGCACCCGTCCACCCATGGCGTGCTCCGGCTGATCCTGGAGATCGAGGGGGAGACGGTGGTGCAGGCGCGGTCGGTGATCGGCTACCTGCACACCGGGATCGAGAAGTCCTGCGAGTTCCGCTCGTGGACCCAGGGCGTCACCTTCGTCACCCGCGCCGACTACCTCTCGCCGGCCTTCAACGAGGCCGCCTACTGCATGGCGATCGAGAAGCTCCTGGAGATCGAGGTTCCGCGCCGCGCACAGGTGATCCGGGTGCTGCTGATGGAGCTCACCCGCATTTCCTCGCACCTCGTCGCGGTCGCCACGGGCGGTATGGAACTGGGCGCTCTCACCGGGATGACGATGGGCTTCCGGGAGCGTGAGGAGGCCCTGCATCTGATGGAGTTCCTCACTGGGCTCCGGATGAACATGGCCTTCATCCGGCCGGGCGGAGTGGCCCAGGAGTTGCCGGCCGATTCGATCGACCACATCAACGCGTTCATCGCGAAGATGGAGACGCGACTCCCGGAGTACGACAAATTGCTGACCGGGCAACCGGTCTGGAAGATGCGGACGAAGGGTGTCGGGATCCTGCCGCTGGAGGCCTGCATGCAGTTGGGCATCACCGGGCCGGTTCTCCGATCGGCCGGCCTCCCGTGGGATCTGCGCAAGACGATGCCCTACTGCGGCTACGAGGAGTACGACTTCGAGGTGCCCACCTCGACCGACGCGGACTGCTACGCCCGCTACCTGCTCCGGGTCGCCGAGATGCACGAGTCCCTGAAGATCATGAAGCAGGCGGTGGCCAAGCTGGCCGAGCCGGGCCCGGTGATGGTGCAGGACAAGAAGATCGGCTGGCCGGCGCAGCTGTCCATCGGCTCCGACGGGATGGGCAACTCGCTCGAGTACATCAAGAAGATCATGGGCAGCTCGATGGAATCGCTGATCCACCACTTCAAGCTGGTCACCGAGGGATTCCACGTGCCGGCCGGCCAGGCCTACGTGGGGATCGAGAACCCGCGCGGCGAACTGGGGTGCCACGTCGTCTCCGACGGCGGTACCAAACCGTTCCGGGTGCACCTGCGGGACCCGGGTTTCGTGAATCTGCAGGCCATGCCGGCGATGAGCGAGGGCAGCCTGATCGCCGACGTCGTCGCAGCCGTTGCGTCCATCGACCCGGTGATGGGTGGGGTGGACCGGTGA
- a CDS encoding NAD(P)H-dependent oxidoreductase subunit E: MTTAAHRRIGVPEFLATDVVFDRLTHDRAAELISRYPYSRSALLPLLHLVQSVEGFVSQPGIEFCAAKLSLTSAEVSAVATFYTMYKRTPCGEHLVSVCTNALCAVLGGDAIFSTLSAHLGVGHEETAGEPGAVGSITLETAECLAACDHGPVLQVNYEYYDNQTPDGALDLITALQAGQKPAPTRGAPLSDFRTIELEIAGIMPDLVAEVAGPSVSPMTLRGSVLAEHTGQTAPAMPDHVEFPPLPEKK, encoded by the coding sequence GTGACGACAGCAGCGCACCGCAGGATCGGGGTACCCGAGTTCCTGGCCACCGACGTCGTTTTCGACCGCCTGACCCACGACCGTGCCGCCGAGCTGATCAGTCGCTACCCGTATTCGAGATCGGCGTTGCTCCCCCTGCTGCATCTGGTGCAATCGGTCGAAGGTTTCGTCAGCCAGCCCGGCATCGAGTTCTGCGCCGCCAAGCTGTCCCTCACCTCCGCGGAGGTGTCGGCGGTGGCGACGTTCTACACGATGTACAAGCGCACCCCGTGCGGGGAGCACCTGGTCAGCGTCTGCACCAACGCGCTGTGCGCGGTGCTGGGCGGCGACGCGATCTTCTCGACGCTGTCGGCCCACCTCGGAGTCGGTCACGAGGAGACCGCCGGTGAACCCGGGGCCGTCGGCTCCATCACGTTGGAGACGGCCGAGTGCCTGGCGGCGTGCGATCACGGCCCGGTGCTGCAGGTCAACTACGAGTACTACGACAACCAGACCCCTGACGGGGCACTGGATCTGATCACCGCGTTGCAGGCCGGTCAGAAGCCCGCGCCGACCAGAGGTGCGCCGCTGTCGGACTTCCGCACCATCGAACTCGAGATCGCCGGCATCATGCCGGATCTCGTGGCGGAGGTGGCCGGTCCCTCTGTCTCGCCGATGACCCTGCGCGGTTCGGTGCTCGCCGAGCACACCGGCCAGACCGCGCCGGCCATGCCCGACCACGTCGAATTTCCGCCGCTCCCGGAGAAGAAGTGA
- the nuoF gene encoding NADH-quinone oxidoreductase subunit NuoF — protein MTPVLTRRWASPESWSIRTYRRLDGYEALPKALAVEPGRVVELLKNSGLRGRGGAGFPTGLKWSFLPQGDGKPHYLVVNADEGEPGTCKDIPSMMADPHALIEGCIITCFAIRSEFCAIYVRGEAIHSLRRLTHAVNEARAAGFLGRNILGTGFNLEIVVHAGAGAYICGEETALLDSLEGRRGQPRLKPPFPAVAGLYASPTVVNNVETIMSVPPIVLGGSDWYRSMGTEKSPGPKIYSLSGHVTRPGQYEAPMGTTLRQLLESAGGMLDGIPLKFFTPGGSSTPIFTPQHLDVPLSFDDVAAAGSMLGTTALMCFNETVSVPWAVWKWLEFYKHESCGKCTPCREGTGWLVQILRRVVSGSGTLEDLDTLSDAAGNIAGRSFCALGDAAATPILSSFKYFRHEFEDLVTGRTAPVVESRLLVGAH, from the coding sequence ATGACCCCGGTGCTGACCCGCCGCTGGGCCTCCCCCGAGTCCTGGTCGATCAGGACCTACCGTCGTCTGGACGGGTACGAGGCCCTGCCGAAAGCGCTCGCCGTCGAGCCCGGCCGGGTGGTCGAGCTGCTGAAGAACTCCGGCCTGCGCGGTCGCGGTGGAGCGGGTTTCCCGACCGGTCTCAAGTGGTCGTTCCTGCCCCAGGGCGACGGCAAACCGCACTACCTGGTGGTCAACGCCGACGAGGGAGAACCCGGTACCTGCAAGGACATCCCCTCGATGATGGCCGATCCGCATGCGCTGATCGAGGGCTGCATCATCACCTGCTTCGCCATCCGGAGCGAGTTCTGCGCGATCTACGTCCGCGGTGAGGCGATCCATTCGCTGCGCCGCCTGACCCATGCGGTGAACGAGGCCAGGGCCGCCGGTTTCCTGGGCCGGAACATCCTCGGCACGGGTTTCAACCTCGAGATCGTGGTCCACGCCGGCGCCGGCGCGTACATCTGCGGCGAGGAGACGGCCCTGCTGGACTCGCTGGAGGGCCGCCGCGGCCAGCCGCGACTGAAGCCTCCGTTCCCCGCCGTCGCCGGCCTGTACGCCAGCCCGACGGTGGTCAACAACGTCGAGACGATCATGTCGGTGCCGCCCATCGTGCTCGGCGGCAGCGACTGGTACCGGTCGATGGGGACCGAGAAGTCGCCCGGCCCCAAGATCTACTCGCTGTCCGGGCACGTCACCCGGCCGGGCCAGTACGAGGCACCGATGGGTACCACCCTGCGTCAGTTGCTGGAGTCCGCCGGCGGCATGCTGGACGGGATCCCCCTGAAGTTCTTCACCCCGGGGGGTTCCTCGACACCGATCTTCACCCCGCAGCATCTCGACGTCCCTTTGTCCTTCGACGATGTCGCCGCCGCCGGGTCGATGCTCGGCACCACCGCGCTGATGTGCTTCAACGAGACCGTGTCGGTGCCCTGGGCCGTCTGGAAGTGGCTGGAGTTCTACAAGCACGAGTCGTGCGGCAAGTGCACACCGTGCCGGGAGGGCACCGGCTGGCTGGTGCAGATCCTGCGCCGGGTGGTCTCCGGCTCGGGGACCCTGGAGGACCTGGACACGCTCTCCGATGCCGCCGGCAACATCGCCGGGCGCTCGTTCTGCGCTCTCGGTGACGCCGCGGCGACGCCGATCCTGTCCAGCTTCAAGTACTTCCGTCACGAGTTCGAGGATCTGGTCACCGGGCGGACGGCTCCGGTCGTCGAATCGCGACTCCTGGTCGGGGCACACTGA
- a CDS encoding NADH-quinone oxidoreductase subunit G: MTQTVNPPAVPQEKPVPAGYVRLTIDGVVVDAPKGELIIRAAERIGTAIPRFCDHPLLEPVGACRQCLVEVEMGGRPMPKPQASCTQTVADGMVVHTQVTSPVAAKAQRSNLEFLLLNHPLDCPICDKGGECPLQNQTLANGSAESRMHEAKRVFTKPIAISTEILLDRERCVLCQRCTRFSDQIAGDQFIDLLERGSAQQIGINSAEPFQSYFSGNTIQICPVGALTSAAYRFRSRPFDLVSTPTVCEHCADGCAQRTDHRSVGVTRRLAASDPEVNDEWNCDKGRFAFAYTGTGDRILRPMVRGADGELSPVSWTEAMSAAAAGLATARDTGGVGVLPGGRLTVTDAYAYAKFTRLALRTNDIDFRARAHSAEEAAFLAARVTGVTPDTGGVTFASLEKAPAVLLVALEPEEESPILFLRLRKASRRGVPVFSVGSVLSRGLEKMAGTLLTAVPGAEASLLERLSADGSTGAGGGDAGAQSEEAHLRAAAAVRAAGAVVLVGERAAEIPGLLTAVGAFADATGARLAWVPRRAGERGALDAGAIGNLLPGGRPVSDEGARHEVETAWSAPVPVEPGRDTSGILDAVGAGGLAGLLIGGVELSDLPDPAAALAAIAAAGFVVSLELRRSAVTELADVVFPVAAVAEKAGSFVNWEGRNRPFGAALAEFGTLDEGRILDTLGVEMDVDLYTQTPIAARADMGRLGVWAGKSDRADELVDSSPTSPRTSKLISADDQAFLVASWRMALDGSRGLDGEPHLAGTAKPDVVRLSPASAARLDLGDGDPVKVTGPAGGVVTLPLAITTMADGVVWLPGRINATPLGALIGAVAADRVHVTAGEGLNR; the protein is encoded by the coding sequence ATGACCCAGACCGTCAACCCGCCGGCGGTGCCGCAGGAGAAGCCGGTGCCCGCAGGTTATGTGCGGCTGACCATCGACGGCGTCGTGGTCGATGCGCCCAAGGGCGAGCTGATCATCCGGGCCGCCGAACGCATCGGGACGGCCATCCCGCGCTTCTGCGACCACCCCCTGCTGGAGCCGGTCGGTGCCTGCCGGCAGTGCCTGGTCGAGGTCGAGATGGGCGGACGCCCGATGCCGAAGCCGCAGGCGTCCTGCACCCAGACGGTCGCGGACGGCATGGTGGTGCACACGCAGGTCACCTCGCCGGTGGCTGCCAAGGCGCAGCGTTCCAACCTGGAGTTCCTGCTGCTGAACCACCCGCTGGACTGCCCGATCTGCGACAAGGGCGGCGAGTGCCCGCTGCAGAACCAGACCCTGGCCAACGGGTCCGCCGAATCCCGGATGCACGAGGCCAAGAGGGTGTTCACCAAGCCGATCGCGATCTCGACCGAGATCCTGCTGGACCGGGAGCGCTGCGTGCTCTGCCAGCGCTGCACCCGTTTCTCCGACCAGATCGCCGGAGACCAGTTCATCGATCTGCTGGAACGCGGCTCTGCGCAACAGATCGGGATCAACTCGGCCGAGCCGTTCCAGTCGTACTTCTCGGGCAACACCATCCAGATCTGTCCGGTCGGCGCGCTGACCTCGGCCGCCTACCGGTTCCGTTCCCGCCCGTTCGACCTGGTCTCCACGCCGACCGTCTGCGAGCACTGCGCCGACGGCTGCGCGCAGCGGACCGATCACCGCTCCGTCGGGGTGACCCGCCGGCTGGCCGCCTCCGATCCGGAGGTCAACGACGAGTGGAACTGCGACAAGGGCCGTTTCGCCTTCGCCTACACCGGGACCGGTGACCGCATCCTCCGCCCGATGGTCCGCGGCGCCGACGGCGAGTTGTCGCCCGTGTCGTGGACCGAAGCGATGTCCGCCGCTGCGGCCGGGCTGGCGACAGCCCGGGACACCGGTGGGGTCGGCGTGCTGCCCGGCGGCCGGCTGACCGTCACCGACGCCTACGCCTACGCGAAATTCACCCGACTGGCGTTGCGCACCAACGACATCGACTTCCGTGCACGGGCTCATTCCGCCGAGGAGGCTGCCTTCCTGGCGGCCAGGGTGACCGGGGTGACCCCCGACACCGGTGGCGTCACCTTCGCGTCCCTGGAGAAGGCGCCGGCCGTGCTGCTGGTGGCGCTGGAACCGGAAGAGGAGTCGCCGATCCTGTTCCTGCGACTGCGCAAGGCCTCCCGCCGGGGTGTGCCGGTCTTCTCGGTCGGCAGCGTGCTCTCCCGCGGGCTGGAGAAGATGGCGGGGACCCTGCTCACCGCCGTGCCCGGTGCGGAAGCCTCCCTGCTGGAACGCCTGTCGGCCGACGGGTCCACCGGCGCCGGTGGGGGAGATGCCGGAGCCCAGTCCGAGGAAGCCCACCTCCGGGCCGCGGCCGCGGTGCGGGCCGCCGGTGCGGTGGTGCTCGTCGGTGAGCGGGCCGCCGAGATCCCCGGCCTGCTCACTGCGGTGGGCGCTTTCGCCGACGCCACCGGCGCACGGCTCGCCTGGGTGCCGCGTCGGGCCGGCGAGCGTGGGGCGCTGGACGCCGGTGCGATCGGCAATCTGCTGCCCGGTGGCCGGCCGGTGTCCGACGAGGGCGCCCGTCATGAGGTCGAAACGGCCTGGAGCGCACCGGTTCCGGTCGAACCCGGTCGGGACACGTCAGGAATTCTGGACGCCGTCGGAGCGGGCGGACTGGCCGGTCTGCTGATCGGGGGGGTCGAACTCTCCGATCTGCCCGATCCGGCCGCCGCCCTGGCCGCGATCGCCGCCGCTGGATTCGTGGTCAGCCTCGAACTCCGCCGCAGCGCCGTCACCGAGTTGGCCGACGTGGTGTTCCCGGTCGCCGCCGTGGCGGAGAAGGCGGGTTCGTTCGTCAACTGGGAGGGCCGGAACCGACCGTTCGGTGCCGCGCTCGCCGAGTTCGGCACCCTGGACGAGGGCCGCATACTGGACACGCTCGGCGTCGAGATGGACGTCGATCTCTACACCCAGACCCCGATCGCGGCCCGCGCCGACATGGGTCGCCTCGGGGTGTGGGCCGGGAAGAGCGACCGCGCTGACGAACTCGTCGACTCCAGTCCCACCAGTCCCAGAACGTCCAAGTTGATCAGCGCGGACGATCAGGCATTTCTCGTGGCGAGCTGGCGGATGGCGCTGGACGGGAGCCGCGGGCTGGACGGCGAGCCCCATCTGGCCGGTACCGCGAAACCCGACGTCGTCCGGTTGTCGCCGGCCAGCGCGGCCCGGCTCGACCTCGGCGACGGGGACCCGGTCAAGGTCACCGGTCCGGCCGGCGGGGTGGTCACCCTCCCGCTGGCGATCACCACGATGGCCGACGGCGTGGTCTGGCTGCCGGGCCGGATCAACGCAACGCCGCTCGGTGCTCTGATCGGTGCCGTCGCGGCCGACCGCGTGCACGTCACCGCCGGAGAAGGGCTGAACCGCTGA
- the nuoH gene encoding NADH-quinone oxidoreductase subunit NuoH: MLIKAVIIFVLLLLLTLFAIWFERKVVGRMQHRPGPNWNGPFGALQSLADALKLIFKEGMIPARADKIVFIAAPIMSAIPAFLIFSIIPLGGQVSMFGHQTALQMTDLPVGVLAALAFSSIGVYGIVLGGWASGSTYPLLGGLRSAAQLISYEVAMGLSFVAVFLYAGTLSTSAIVNQQTGGWYIWLLPVSFIVYCVSMVGETNRAPFDMAEAEGELVGGFNTEYTSMRFGLFFLAEYINMINVSAIATTLFLGGWRAPWPVSRIPGANEGWITLIWFFIKILIFMFGFVWLRGTLPRIRYDQFMTLGWKILVPVSLVWIVLVSTARVLNSATSLTTRQVLLYMGIPLVVILLVAAFWPAKQIDLDDDGDDGGLALDPNLADSRVVNPRLGAYPIPPMDLVVPVPPIRTARPALPVGTPGSASSAESSEGASSVVS, translated from the coding sequence ATGCTGATCAAGGCCGTGATCATCTTCGTCCTGCTGCTCCTGCTGACGCTGTTCGCGATCTGGTTCGAGCGCAAGGTCGTCGGGCGCATGCAGCATCGCCCCGGGCCCAACTGGAACGGCCCGTTCGGCGCGCTCCAATCGCTGGCCGACGCACTGAAGCTGATCTTCAAGGAGGGCATGATCCCGGCCCGCGCCGACAAGATCGTCTTCATCGCGGCACCGATCATGTCCGCCATCCCGGCGTTCCTGATCTTCTCGATCATCCCGCTCGGCGGCCAGGTGTCGATGTTCGGTCACCAGACCGCCCTGCAGATGACGGACCTCCCCGTCGGAGTGCTGGCTGCGCTCGCCTTCTCGTCGATCGGCGTCTACGGCATCGTGCTCGGCGGGTGGGCCTCCGGTTCCACCTATCCGTTGCTCGGCGGCCTCCGATCGGCGGCCCAGTTGATCTCCTACGAGGTCGCGATGGGTCTGTCCTTCGTCGCGGTGTTCCTCTACGCCGGCACGCTGTCCACCTCGGCGATCGTCAACCAGCAGACCGGCGGCTGGTACATCTGGCTGCTGCCGGTGTCGTTCATCGTCTACTGCGTCTCGATGGTCGGGGAGACCAACCGCGCGCCGTTCGACATGGCCGAGGCCGAGGGCGAGCTCGTCGGCGGCTTCAACACCGAGTACACCTCGATGCGCTTCGGCCTCTTCTTCCTGGCCGAGTACATCAACATGATCAACGTCTCGGCGATCGCCACCACGCTCTTCCTGGGCGGATGGCGTGCACCCTGGCCGGTCTCGCGGATCCCGGGAGCGAACGAGGGTTGGATCACGCTGATCTGGTTCTTCATCAAGATCCTGATCTTCATGTTCGGCTTCGTCTGGCTGCGGGGCACGTTGCCGCGCATCAGGTACGACCAGTTCATGACCCTAGGCTGGAAGATCCTGGTGCCGGTGTCCCTGGTCTGGATCGTCCTGGTCTCGACGGCGCGCGTGCTGAACTCCGCGACGAGCCTGACCACCCGACAGGTGCTGCTGTACATGGGCATACCGCTGGTCGTGATCCTGTTGGTCGCCGCCTTCTGGCCCGCGAAACAGATCGATCTCGACGACGACGGGGATGACGGGGGACTCGCGCTCGACCCGAACCTGGCCGACTCCCGTGTGGTGAACCCGCGACTGGGTGCCTACCCGATCCCGCCGATGGACCTCGTCGTCCCGGTTCCACCGATCAGGACCGCTCGCCCGGCACTACCAGTGGGCACGCCCGGCAGTGCCAGCAGTGCCGAGAGCAGCGAAGGAGCCAGCAGTGTCGTTTCTTGA
- the nuoI gene encoding NADH-quinone oxidoreductase subunit NuoI, whose protein sequence is MSFLDPVKGFGVTFATMFRPVVTEDYPRNPLPTAARYHGRHQLNRHPDGLEKCVGCELCAWACPADAIFVEGGDNTEEERYSPGERYGKNYQINYLRCIGCGLCIEACPTRSLTMTNEYELADDDRQRLIFTKDRLLAPLLPGMEQPPHPMRLGDEQDYYVRGPELLRDPDVRRSAAPAGAGHPTDVPAHDGGVA, encoded by the coding sequence GTGTCGTTTCTTGATCCCGTCAAGGGTTTCGGTGTCACCTTCGCCACCATGTTCCGGCCGGTGGTCACCGAGGACTACCCACGCAACCCGCTGCCCACCGCTGCGCGCTACCACGGGCGGCACCAGCTCAACCGTCATCCCGACGGGCTGGAGAAGTGCGTCGGCTGCGAACTCTGCGCCTGGGCGTGCCCGGCCGACGCGATCTTCGTCGAGGGCGGCGACAACACCGAGGAGGAGCGCTACTCACCCGGCGAGCGGTACGGCAAGAACTACCAGATCAACTACCTGCGCTGCATCGGTTGTGGATTGTGCATCGAGGCCTGCCCGACCCGTTCGCTGACCATGACGAACGAGTACGAACTGGCCGACGACGACCGGCAGCGTCTGATCTTCACCAAGGACCGTCTGCTGGCGCCGTTGCTGCCGGGGATGGAGCAGCCGCCGCACCCGATGCGACTGGGTGACGAGCAGGACTACTACGTCAGGGGCCCGGAACTGCTGCGCGATCCCGACGTGCGTCGCTCTGCGGCGCCGGCGGGCGCCGGCCACCCGACCGACGTTCCCGCTCACGACGGCGGTGTCGCATGA
- a CDS encoding NADH-quinone oxidoreductase subunit J: protein MSLVQAAGDAATTVASGGGEQIAFWILAPLALLGALGMVFAKGAVHSALWLVLTMLCLGCLYMAQGAEFLGFAQIIVYTGAIMMLFLFVLMLTGREAGDSVIEVLRGQRVKATLVGIGFVALLVAAFVRALQGTTSVGLGPSMAQRGPIGSLAAALFTDYLFPFELTSALLITAAVGAMVLAHVERAPGEKRTQRQRVHERMRSDRMSPLPGPGVFATSSSNATPALLPDGSVAPGSVSNLVERSEAIRVTTRNSQGRSLGAIETAEHPQRTDGEHR, encoded by the coding sequence ATGAGTCTGGTCCAGGCCGCCGGGGACGCGGCCACCACCGTCGCCTCCGGAGGTGGGGAGCAGATCGCCTTCTGGATCCTGGCGCCGCTGGCGTTGCTCGGCGCGCTGGGGATGGTCTTCGCCAAGGGCGCGGTGCACTCGGCCCTGTGGTTGGTGCTGACCATGCTGTGCCTCGGCTGTCTGTACATGGCCCAGGGCGCCGAGTTCCTCGGTTTCGCGCAGATCATCGTCTACACCGGCGCGATCATGATGCTGTTCCTGTTCGTGCTGATGCTCACCGGCCGGGAGGCCGGCGACTCGGTGATCGAGGTCCTCAGGGGTCAGCGGGTCAAGGCCACGCTGGTCGGGATCGGTTTCGTGGCCCTGCTCGTCGCCGCGTTCGTGCGGGCGCTGCAGGGAACGACGTCGGTGGGGCTCGGGCCGTCCATGGCGCAGCGCGGACCGATCGGGTCGTTGGCCGCTGCCCTGTTCACCGACTACCTGTTCCCGTTCGAGCTCACCAGCGCCCTGCTGATCACCGCGGCCGTCGGCGCGATGGTGCTGGCCCATGTCGAGCGTGCCCCGGGCGAGAAGCGGACCCAGCGGCAGCGGGTCCACGAACGGATGCGTTCGGACCGGATGTCGCCGCTGCCAGGGCCGGGGGTGTTCGCGACCTCGTCGTCGAACGCCACGCCCGCACTCCTGCCGGACGGCAGTGTCGCGCCGGGATCGGTCTCCAACCTGGTCGAGCGGAGCGAGGCCATCCGGGTCACCACACGCAACTCGCAGGGTCGCTCGCTGGGCGCGATCGAGACGGCCGAGCATCCACAGCGGACCGACGGAGAGCACCGATGA
- the nuoK gene encoding NADH-quinone oxidoreductase subunit NuoK: MTPDHYLILSALLFGIGAVGVLVRRNAIVVFMCIELMLNAVNLSLVTFARMHGNLDGVLMAFFVMVVAAAEVVVGLAIIMSIFRSRRSASVDDANLLKF, encoded by the coding sequence ATGACCCCCGATCACTACCTGATCCTCTCGGCCCTGCTGTTCGGCATCGGCGCCGTCGGAGTGCTGGTGCGGCGCAACGCGATCGTCGTGTTCATGTGCATCGAGCTGATGCTCAACGCGGTGAACCTCTCGCTGGTCACCTTCGCCAGGATGCACGGCAACCTGGACGGGGTGCTGATGGCCTTCTTCGTGATGGTGGTGGCCGCGGCCGAGGTCGTCGTCGGGCTCGCCATCATCATGTCCATCTTCCGTAGTCGGCGCAGTGCCTCCGTCGACGACGCGAACCTGCTGAAGTTCTGA